Part of the Burkholderiales bacterium genome is shown below.
CGTATTCAATGGAACCCGCTGGACGTCGGCTGGCTGGTCGCTGCCGAAAGCCTGGATCTGCTTGACAAAATGCGGCTTCATGGCTTTGCCATTGTTGGCGATGACCGCCGTGGCATGGGCAAGCTGCAGCGGCGTCGCAATGTTGTAGCCCTGGCCGATGCCGACCGAAATCGTGTCGCCGGCAAACCATTTCTGCTTATGGCGTTTCTGCTTCCATTCCGTCGAAGGCAGGATACCGGTCGATTCGCCTTCGACGTCAATACCGGTTTTCCTGCCGAAGCCGAACTGGCCGATGTAGTTATTGATCGCATCCACACCAAGTTCGTTGGCGAGGCCGTAATAATAGGTATCGCACGAAATCACCAGCGATTTGTGCAGATCGACGATGCCATGGCCGCTCAGCTTCCAGTCACGGTAACGATGCGAATGGCCTGGCAGCGAAAAGAAGCCGGGATCGCTGATCGTCGTTTGCGGCGTGCGTTTGCCAAGGTCGAGGCCGGCCAGCGCCATGAAAGGCTTGAAGGTCGAACCCGGCGGATACGTGCCTTGCAGCGCGCGATTGCTGAGCGGGCGATCCGGCGAGGTGCTGAGCGCCTCCCAGTTTTGCGAGTCGATGCCATCGACGAACAGATTGCCGTCGTAGCCCGGCTTGCTCAAAAACGCGAGGACTTCTCCGGTCGCTGGTTCGATCGCGACAAAAGCGCCACGGCGGTCGCCGAACGCCTGCTCGACGATTTCCTGCAGCCGCACGTCGAGCGACAAAACAAGATTGTTGCCTGAAACCGGCGGAGTACGACTTAACGCCCGCACGATCCGGCCGCCGGCATCGATCTCGACGCGCTCGAACCCGGCGCTGCCGTGCAGCGCTTTTTCATAACTCTGCTCAAGCCCAATCTTTCCGAGATGCAGCGAGCCGCGATAATTGGGCGCTTGCCCGCTTGCCTCGAGCGCCGCCTGATCCTTGTCGTTGATGCGGCCGATGTAACCGACCACGTGCGAAACCAGTTCGGCTTTCGGATAGTGGCGGAAGGCGCGCGCTTTCAGTTCGATTTCGGGAAAGCGGTAGCGGTTCACAACAAAGCGCGCGACTTCCGTATCGTTTAGCCGCGTCCGTATCGGCAGGCTCTCGAAATCCTGACTTTCTTCGAGCAGTTTTTTGAAGCGTTTGCGGTCGCGCGCGGAAATATCGACGACGGCGCTCAGTTCGCCGATTAGCTTGTCGACATTGCGGATTTTGCCCGGCGTGGTTTCCA
Proteins encoded:
- the mrdA gene encoding penicillin-binding protein 2, whose protein sequence is MTRGPEIKNAQAELHRFRVRLAIGGSLVLLMFGGLFSRFFFLQVMQHEHYHTQAENNRISIVPVAPNRGLIVDRNGSVLAHNYSAYTLETTPGKIRNVDKLIGELSAVVDISARDRKRFKKLLEESQDFESLPIRTRLNDTEVARFVVNRYRFPEIELKARAFRHYPKAELVSHVVGYIGRINDKDQAALEASGQAPNYRGSLHLGKIGLEQSYEKALHGSAGFERVEIDAGGRIVRALSRTPPVSGNNLVLSLDVRLQEIVEQAFGDRRGAFVAIEPATGEVLAFLSKPGYDGNLFVDGIDSQNWEALSTSPDRPLSNRALQGTYPPGSTFKPFMALAGLDLGKRTPQTTISDPGFFSLPGHSHRYRDWKLSGHGIVDLHKSLVISCDTYYYGLANELGVDAINNYIGQFGFGRKTGIDVEGESTGILPSTEWKQKRHKQKWFAGDTISVGIGQGYNIATPLQLAHATAVIANNGKAMKPHFVKQIQAFGSDQPADVQRVPLNTIPFKPDHLRRVQAAMVDVTRTGGTAAKAGADAGYVFAGKTGTAQVVAIKQNEKYDESKVAERHRDHAWFIAYAPAENPKIAVAVLVENGGHGGSSAAPIARVAFDYYLLGKRPETTAIEFEEDDEAQSD